One part of the Xiphophorus maculatus strain JP 163 A chromosome 1, X_maculatus-5.0-male, whole genome shotgun sequence genome encodes these proteins:
- the LOC102219774 gene encoding transmembrane prolyl 4-hydroxylase-like: MMDEAQEDLLEHEDISLTPLSPPYNIPPLRSTRLHIQRSNVCSRAYFVVVMVFFHVYILNVIALLLYVHYNNGPGDLVSGDGASPAPVINTDRRLPQPAPSGRELHVEEYSQSFSLHRMEGIRVGHVQHVSVVPDRTHEMKTLSLKPLLFEIPGFLSEEECRVVIQLAQLKGLMDSQAATPSQDQTELNQPLLSLSTEEVFHLLDLNQDGFLQKQEIVSHSRSRDGTWLSPDNLRQILTGLEASPTGILTLGEFRRVYDVSQRPRQQRSGSLHSHFKQRNRHTWLFQGLGSHRVLQTLRKRVIALTRLPSALLELSEPLQVSRYEHGDFTNAHYDSSSSQSETTCAHTRLAGNTSALTEVSCRYLTVLFYLSSVEKGGESTFPVADNRTYDEKALVQDGVDLTDTQQACGKGNLRLTPTAGTALLWYNHLSDGRGWMGELDEYSLHGDCPVKRGVKWVANSWVNVDPYHQQQARYQRLVAQRHQAKSGTDEHYQSLSHSDLHLDL, translated from the exons ATGATGGATGAAGCTCAAGAAGATTTATTGGAACACGAAGATATCAGCCTGACGCCGTTATCACCACCTTACAATATTCCTCCTCTTCGATCCACTCGGCTGCACATCCAGAGAAGCAATGTTTGCTCTCGGGCTTACTTCGTGGTGGTCATGGTCTTCTTCCATGTTTACATCTTGAATGTCATCGCCCTACTACTCTATGTGCACTACAACAACGGCCCCGGGGATTTAGTAAGTGGAGATGGGGCGTCCCCTGCTCCAGTCATCAACACGGACAGGCGCTTGCCCCAACCTGCTCCATCAGGGAGAGAGTTACATGTGGAGGAATACAGTCAGAGTTTCAGCCTACATCGTATGGAGGGGATACGG GTTGGACATGTTCAACATGTGTCTGTAGTACCAGACAGAACACACGAGATGAAAACACTCAGTCTGAAACCTTTGCTGTTTG agaTCCCTGGTTTCCTATCCGAGGAGGAGTGCCGTGTGGTGATACAGCTGGCCCAGCTCAAAGGTCTGATGGACAGCCAGGCAGCAACACCTAGCCAAGATCAAACAGAGTTAAACCAGCCGCTGCTTTCTCTAAGCACAGAAGAGGTCTTCCATCTGTTGGACCTGAACCAAGACGGGTTTCTTCAGAAGCAAGAG ATTGTGAGTCATTCTCGTTCTCGAGATGGGACGTGGTTAAGCCCTGATAACTTACGGCAAATACTGACTGGCCTGGAAGCCTCTCCAACAG GAATACTGACACTCGGAGAGTTTCGGCGTGTTTATGATGTGTCCCAGCGTCCACGGCAACAGCGAAGCGGGAGCCTGCATAGTCACTTTAAGCAGAGAAACAGACATACATGGCTCTTTCAGGGGCTTGGATCTCACCGCGTTCTGCAAACCCTCAGGAAAAG AGTAATCGCTCTGACTCGTCTGCCCTCTGCACTTCTGGAACTAAGTGAGCCACTGCAGGTCTCCCGCTACGAGCACGGAGACTTCACCAACGCTCACTATGATAGCAGCTCGTCTCAGTCAGAGACCACCTGTGCACACACACGGCTGGCAGGAAACACGTCTGCTCTCACAGAGGTCTCCTGCAG gtATTTGACAGTGTTATTTTACCTCAGCTCTGTTGAGAAAGGTGGTGAAAGTACCTTTCCTGTAGCTGACAATCGTACTTACGATGAGAAG GCTCTGGTCCAGGATGGAGTTGATTTGACAGACACTCAACAGGCGTGTGGCAAAGGGAACCTGAGACTGACCCCAACTGCTGGAACAGCTCTCCTCTGGTATAATCATCTCTCTGATGGCAGAG GTTGGATGGGCGAGTTAGACGAGTACTCCCTGCATGGTGATTGTCCAGTCAAGCGAGGAGTAAAGTGGGTGGCCAACAGCTGGGTGAATGTGGACCCCTATCACCAGCAGCAGGCTCGCTACCAGAGACTAGTTGCTCAAAGGCATCAAGCCAAGTCTGGTACGGATGAGCACTATCAGTCTCTGTCACACAGCGACCTCCACCTGGATCTATAG
- the LOC106700021 gene encoding secreted frizzled-related protein 2-like produces MFSQLASLLLLLILAESSKLVSLRRGQAQLDGHIRTEDVLQSVLKDQGRDLTSVDSRKEDVFGDFPSSKQGIAAAAEDGEAWGEPGAPSNFRSTHLISDGKLWDPRFSSRCVPIPSSMALCHNIGYDTMRIPNLLGHDSPAEAVQQSASWLPLLARECHPDARIFLCSLFSPICLDRFISPCRSLCESVRDSCAPIMSCYGYPWPEILRCDQYPADHLVCISSITNTTAYTGAREMPQASCRDCELEEASSPKETLETFCRNDFVVKLRLTRLRYSPVSLSQFSLAAKLDVLKRGSLLGGQIRSRIELWLERDATCVRNMTRQHPRGGTFLVTGTVQGERLVVNKAYAWQRQDRSLTAAVRKWKSHRCRN; encoded by the exons ATGTTCTCCCAGTTAGCTTCTTTGCTCCTTCTCCTCATACTTGCTGAGTCCAGCAAACTGGTGAGTCTACGCAGAGGTCAAGCACAGCTGGACGGACATATCAGGACAGAAGACGTGCTTCAATCTGTGCTTAAGGACCAGGGCAGAGACCTGACAAGTGTGGACAGCAGGAAAGAAGATGTATTTGGAGATTTTCCTTCTTCAAAGCAAGGaattgcagctgcagcagaggacGGAGAAGCGTGGGGAGAGCCTGGTGCTCCGTCTAACTTCAGATCCACACACTTAATAAGCGATGGTAAACTGTGGGATCCCCGCTTCTCTTCTCGATGTGTGCCAATCCCTTCCAGCATGGCCTTGTGCCACAACATTGGCTATGACACCATGCGGATCCCTAACCTCCTAGGCCATGATTCCCCAGCTGAGGCTGTCCAGCAGAGCGCCAGCTGGTTGCCACTGTTGGCCAGAGAGTGCCATCCAGACGCTCGCATTTTCCTCTGCTCTCTTTTTTCTCCGATCTGCCTAGACAG GTTTATCTCCCCCTGCAGAAGTTTGTGTGAATCTGTGCGGGACAGTTGTGCCCCAATCATGAGTTGCTATGGCTACCCCTGGCCTGAAATCCTGCGATGTGACCAGTATCCTGCAGACCACCTCGTGTGCATCTCCTCCATCACCAACACAACTGCTTACACTGGGGCGCGCGAAA TGCCTCAGGCAAGCTGTCGGGACTGTGAGCTGGAGGAGGCCTCCTCCCCAAAAGAGACACTGGAGACCTTCTGTAGGAATGATTTTG TTGTGAAGCTGCGTCTGACGAGGCTTAGGTATAGTCCAGTAAGTCTATCTCAGTTCTCATTGGCTGCTAAGCTGGATGTCTTAAAGCGCGGGTCTCTACTAGGTGGACAGATTCGCTCACGCATTGAACTATGGCTAGAGAGAGATGCCACATGTGTTCGGAACATGACCCGACAGCATCCACGAGGCGGCACCTTCCTAGTAACTGGGACAGTCCAGGGGGAACGCCTGGTGGTCAATAAGGCTTATGCTTGGCAAAGACAAGACAGAAGCCTCACTGCAGCTGTGCGCAAGTGGAAAAGTCACAGGTGCAGGAACTAA